The following are from one region of the Nicotiana tabacum cultivar K326 chromosome 3, ASM71507v2, whole genome shotgun sequence genome:
- the LOC107788521 gene encoding uncharacterized protein LOC107788521 isoform X1: protein MGEEEASEQQPIRESMGEEDAVEQMEVPTEAVEKPSEESSYRWPVIQYDVPPYRTYHFFNHFRTPSNPNNFLKGVKWSPDGSCFLTCSDDNTFCSFTLPYDESGWLADTSSSAADTDSYAASLVMSEGESVYDYCWYPYMSSSRPETCVFASTARDHPIHLWDATTGQLRCTYRAYDAMDEITAAFSIAFNPAGTKIFAGYNKSVRIFDIHRPGRDFTQHSTLQGNKEGQSGIISSIAFCPSHSGLLATGSYSQSTAIHREDNMELLYVLHGQEGGVTHVQFSKDGNYLYTGGRKDPYILCWDIRKTVEIVYKLYRSSETTNQRIYFDIEPQGQHLGSGGQDGSVHIYNLQTGQWVSSFRAASGTSLCSYTESLCWMKVYLFSSISYSAYPISDTVNGFSFHPFLPMAASSSGHRRFGVLDDACEDLLLTGDDENCVSVWSFSYSASSENADSPNFGGSNGKSELQDLHQEP from the exons ATGGGGGAAGAAGAAGCTTCAGAGCAGCAGCCCATTAGAGAATCAATGGGTGAAGAAGATGCTGTAGAGCAGATGGAAGTCCCAACAGAAGCTGTAGAAAAACCATCGGAAGAATCTTCTTACCGTTGGCCGGTTATTCAATATGATGTTCCCCCATATCGAACCTATCATTTCTTCAACCATTTCAGAACTCCTTCTAACCCTAACAATTTCTTAAAGGGTGTCAAATG GTCCCCGGATGGTTCTTGCTTCCTCACTTGCTCTGATGATAATACCTTTTGTTCCTTTACCTT GCCATATGATGAAAGTGGATGGCTTgctgatacttcttcatcagctGCCGATACAG ATTCTTATGCTGCAAGCCTTGTCATGAGTGAGGGGGAGTCTGTATATGACTATTGCTGGTATCCCTATATGTCTTCTTCAC GTCCAGAGACATGTGTTTTTGCAAGTACTGCCCGTGATCACCCTATTCATCTTTGGGATGCTACTACTGGACAA TTACGCTGTACTTACCGTGCTTATGATGCCATGGACGAGATCACTGCTGCCTTCTCAATTGCTTTCAACCCAGCAGGGACTAA GATATTTGCTGGATACAACAAATCCGTAAGAATATTTGATATTCATCGGCCTGGTAGAGATTTTACCCAGCACTCCACCCTTCAAGGAAATAAAGAAGGGCAATCAG GCATTATATCCTCAATTGCTTTCTGTCCAAGCCATTCAGGATTGCTGGCTACAGGCTCCTATAGCCAAAGTACTGCCATACATAGAGAAGATAACATGGAACTTCTCTATGTATTGCATGGTCAAGAAGGTGGGGTAACACAT GTTCAATTCTCAAAAGATGGAAACTACTTGTACACTGGTGGCAGGAAG GACCCTTACATACTGTGCTGGGACATTCGGAAGACTGTTGAAATTGTTTACAA GCTGTACAGATCATCAGAAACTACCAATCAGCGCATATATTTTGATATTGAACCTCAAGGTCAGCATCTTGGCTCTGGAGGACAG GATGGCTCAGTTCACATTTATAATCTTCAAACTGGACAGTGGGTGTCCAGCTTCCGAGCTGCATCAGGTACTTCTTTATGTTCATATACAGAAAGCTTATGTTGGATGAAGGTCTacctattttcttctatttcttacTCAGCTTATCCCATTTCAGACACGGTGAATGGTTTTTCCTTTCATCCTTTCCTGCCAATGGCTGCCTCTTCGTCAGGCCACCGGAGATTTGGAGTTTTAGATGACGCCTGCGAGGATCTGCTCCTTACTG GTGATGATGAAAATTGTGTTTCTGTGTGGAGCTTCTCCTATTCAGCATCCTCAGAAAATGCTGATAGCCCCAATTTTGGAGGCTCAAATGGTAAATCTGAGCTTCAGGACCTTCATCAAGAACCTTGA
- the LOC142178459 gene encoding putative FBD-associated F-box protein At1g61330 has protein sequence MGASSSGSKIKRVLVPNPRKRFRRNSLETNNNDESNNSNVYLPNEIVDRIFTFLPIESAITSSSLVAKPYRHSWLYSRNLCFDKDFRRRCRAGQWSEASINWFKTVASKGVEDFQVELIQPYAFCQIKSDIFIEPTLRVLKLVRCELFLSQNLSGLQFLKSLSLSMIPVPPFFTKRLLSSCLLLEYLALEGCCLIGEITIEGLNRFSALVLRHCIDLILVTINTPSITTLHYSGKINKIKFVDPMVIRLKDVILDFGATKGLQHIADRDDLLEVLRDVETLSITNAFLEGLSPRFVDFEYRDVEYYFQNLKELQLVRRGLSFVNPWDILCFVKNCPNIERLFIDFGLYAMEVGSYWNMVAKEKFEKCQTKFPQLKLLKVKRFKKLELEEKLVKYFLLHATSLESLILSEAKNYRHEIKLSDIIYYKTVSNLATVSTFSAYQDQSRVFPKHKVLQ, from the exons ATGGGAGCTTCAAGTTCAGGGTCCAAAATAAAGCGAGTTTTGGTGCCAAATCCAAGGAAAAGATTTAGGAGAAACTCTTTGGAGACAAATAATAATGATGAATCCAATAATTCTAATGTTTATCTTCCTAATGAAATTGTTGATAGGATTTTCACTTTTTTACCTATCGAATCTGCTATTACTTCTTCTTCTCTTGTTGCTAAACCATATAGACATTCATGGTTATATTCTCGTAATCTTTGTTTTGATAAAGATTTTAGGCGACGTTGTCGAGCGGGACAATGGTCAGAGGCGtcaatt AATTGGTTTAAAACGGTTGCATCAAAAGGCGTTGAAGATTTTCAAGTAGAGTTAATTCAACCTTACGCTTTTTGTCAAATAAAATCTGATATTTTCATTGAGCCAACTCTTCGTGTCTTAAAATTAGTGCGCTGTGAACTATTTTTGTCACAAAATTTGAGTGGTTTACAATTCTTGAAATCTcttagtctaagtatgattcctGTGCCACCTTTTTTTACTAAAAGGTTGTTGTCAAGCTGTTTACTTCTTGAATATTTGGCTTTAGAGGGTTGTTGTTTGATTGGTGAAATTACCATTGAGGGTTTGAATAGGTTTAGTGCTCTTGTACTTAGACATTGCATTGACTTAATTTTGGTCACTATTAATACTCCAAGTATTACCACACTTCATTATAGTGGTAAGATTAATAAAATTAAGTTTGTGGATCCAATGGTCATAAGATTAAAAGATGTGATCTTGGATTTTGGTGCTACAAAAGGGCTTCAACATATAGCTGATAGGGATGATTTGTTGGAAGTTTTGAGAGATGTTGAGACTCTCTCAATTACCAATGCTTTTCTTGAG gGGCTTTCTCCAAGATTTGTGGATTTTGAATACAGAGATGTGGAGTACTATTTTCAGAATTTGAAGGAACTCCAATTGGTTAGACGTGGATTGAGCTTTGTCAACCCTTGGGACATTCTTTGTTTTGTCAAGAATTGTCCCAACATAGAGAGACTCTTTATTGAT TTTGGTCTTTATGCAATGGAAGTTGGAAGCTATTGGAATATGGTGGCAAAGGAAAAATTTGAGAAGTGCCAAACAAAATTCCCACAACTCAAATTATTGAAGGTGAAGAGGTTTAAGAAACTTGAGCTTGAAGAAAAATTGGTGAAATATTTCTTGTTGCATGCTACGTCTCTGGAGTCTTTGATTTTGTCGGAAGCAAAAAATTATCGTCATGAAATTAAACTGAGTGATATCATTTATTATAAAACAGTTTCAAACCTAGCTACTGTCTCTACCTTTAGTGCTTATCAAGATCAAAGTCGTGTGTTTCCTAAGCATAAAGTCCTGCAGTGA
- the LOC107788521 gene encoding uncharacterized protein LOC107788521 isoform X2, whose amino-acid sequence MGEEEASEQQPIRESMGEEDAVEQMEVPTEAVEKPSEESSYRWPVIQYDVPPYRTYHFFNHFRTPSNPNNFLKGVKWSPDGSCFLTCSDDNTFCSFTLPYDESGWLADTSSSAADTDSYAASLVMSEGESVYDYCWYPYMSSSRPETCVFASTARDHPIHLWDATTGQLRCTYRAYDAMDEITAAFSIAFNPAGTKIFAGYNKSVRIFDIHRPGRDFTQHSTLQGNKEGQSGIISSIAFCPSHSGLLATGSYSQSTAIHREDNMELLYVLHGQEGGVTHVQFSKDGNYLYTGGRKDPYILCWDIRKTVEIVYKLYRSSETTNQRIYFDIEPQGQHLGSGGQDGSVHIYNLQTGQWVSSFRAASDTVNGFSFHPFLPMAASSSGHRRFGVLDDACEDLLLTGDDENCVSVWSFSYSASSENADSPNFGGSNGKSELQDLHQEP is encoded by the exons ATGGGGGAAGAAGAAGCTTCAGAGCAGCAGCCCATTAGAGAATCAATGGGTGAAGAAGATGCTGTAGAGCAGATGGAAGTCCCAACAGAAGCTGTAGAAAAACCATCGGAAGAATCTTCTTACCGTTGGCCGGTTATTCAATATGATGTTCCCCCATATCGAACCTATCATTTCTTCAACCATTTCAGAACTCCTTCTAACCCTAACAATTTCTTAAAGGGTGTCAAATG GTCCCCGGATGGTTCTTGCTTCCTCACTTGCTCTGATGATAATACCTTTTGTTCCTTTACCTT GCCATATGATGAAAGTGGATGGCTTgctgatacttcttcatcagctGCCGATACAG ATTCTTATGCTGCAAGCCTTGTCATGAGTGAGGGGGAGTCTGTATATGACTATTGCTGGTATCCCTATATGTCTTCTTCAC GTCCAGAGACATGTGTTTTTGCAAGTACTGCCCGTGATCACCCTATTCATCTTTGGGATGCTACTACTGGACAA TTACGCTGTACTTACCGTGCTTATGATGCCATGGACGAGATCACTGCTGCCTTCTCAATTGCTTTCAACCCAGCAGGGACTAA GATATTTGCTGGATACAACAAATCCGTAAGAATATTTGATATTCATCGGCCTGGTAGAGATTTTACCCAGCACTCCACCCTTCAAGGAAATAAAGAAGGGCAATCAG GCATTATATCCTCAATTGCTTTCTGTCCAAGCCATTCAGGATTGCTGGCTACAGGCTCCTATAGCCAAAGTACTGCCATACATAGAGAAGATAACATGGAACTTCTCTATGTATTGCATGGTCAAGAAGGTGGGGTAACACAT GTTCAATTCTCAAAAGATGGAAACTACTTGTACACTGGTGGCAGGAAG GACCCTTACATACTGTGCTGGGACATTCGGAAGACTGTTGAAATTGTTTACAA GCTGTACAGATCATCAGAAACTACCAATCAGCGCATATATTTTGATATTGAACCTCAAGGTCAGCATCTTGGCTCTGGAGGACAG GATGGCTCAGTTCACATTTATAATCTTCAAACTGGACAGTGGGTGTCCAGCTTCCGAGCTGCATCAG ACACGGTGAATGGTTTTTCCTTTCATCCTTTCCTGCCAATGGCTGCCTCTTCGTCAGGCCACCGGAGATTTGGAGTTTTAGATGACGCCTGCGAGGATCTGCTCCTTACTG GTGATGATGAAAATTGTGTTTCTGTGTGGAGCTTCTCCTATTCAGCATCCTCAGAAAATGCTGATAGCCCCAATTTTGGAGGCTCAAATGGTAAATCTGAGCTTCAGGACCTTCATCAAGAACCTTGA